A stretch of the Pedobacter sp. MC2016-14 genome encodes the following:
- a CDS encoding MBL fold metallo-hydrolase, with product MACNTLFITSLNSGSNGNCYYVGNETEAVLIDAGISCKETEIRMARLGLSMSKIKAIFISHEHSDHIRGVCVMAKKYQLPVYITQGTLINCKFSKLKEDLINHLSSHETIQVGSLRIKAFPKLHDAIEPHSFLVSCGETRVGIFTDLGAVCEELTDHFKQCNAAFLEANYDEDMLHNGNYPYYLKRRISGGHGHLSNKQALELFVKHKPVYMSHLLLSHLSKDNNDPQLVQDLFDANANGTQIIVASRYEETPVYAIFESAAIAV from the coding sequence ATGGCTTGTAATACACTTTTTATTACTTCTTTAAATTCCGGGAGTAACGGCAATTGTTACTATGTAGGGAATGAAACTGAGGCAGTATTAATTGATGCCGGAATCTCCTGTAAGGAAACTGAAATCAGGATGGCCAGACTTGGGCTTTCCATGTCGAAAATTAAAGCCATTTTCATTTCCCACGAACACTCCGACCACATTAGAGGCGTTTGTGTAATGGCTAAAAAATATCAGTTGCCGGTTTACATTACCCAGGGAACTTTAATTAATTGCAAATTCAGTAAGCTAAAAGAGGATTTAATTAACCATTTAAGCAGCCATGAAACCATACAGGTTGGGTCGCTCAGGATCAAAGCTTTTCCAAAACTCCATGATGCGATTGAACCGCATAGTTTTTTAGTTTCCTGTGGTGAAACGCGGGTTGGAATATTTACAGATCTTGGTGCTGTTTGTGAAGAATTGACCGACCATTTTAAACAATGTAATGCAGCTTTCCTGGAAGCCAATTATGATGAGGATATGCTACACAATGGCAATTATCCTTATTACTTAAAACGACGCATTAGCGGAGGTCATGGCCATCTTTCTAACAAACAGGCCCTGGAACTTTTTGTAAAACACAAACCTGTTTACATGAGTCACCTGCTTCTTTCTCACCTCTCAAAAGACAATAATGATCCACAATTGGTGCAAGACTTATTTGATGCAAATGCAAATGGCACTCAAATCATTGTTGCGTCAAGATATGAAGAAACGCCCGTTTACGCAATATTTGAAAGTGCTGCAATAGCAGTTTAA
- a CDS encoding cyanophycinase → MKYSLLIVFLSFWLSVLSCGKSAEAPAKTGTGTGVAIKRRPASIGIIGDTANVVKTVNGGMVLMGGGADVESAFKWMIDRSGGGDVVIIRVTGTDAYNDFVNKLGSVNSVETLKIDTRELANNDTVANIIRNAEMLFIAGGDQSDYMNLWRGTKTGTALNYLLQEKKVPFGGTSAGCAILGGFYFSGESTSVVSNEALANPYASNITLYNNDFLHAPFLQNVITDQHYLTRTREGRSVAFLGRIYKDWGVLAKGIAADERTAVCIDKDGKAQVLGSSKAYFILPDAAKSPEQFTAGLPVIWKRNNQAIPVYEVQASVAGNGNFNVANFSAAEASGGSWYWWSVDNGQLIKVLQ, encoded by the coding sequence ATGAAATATTCCCTTTTAATTGTTTTTTTATCCTTTTGGCTCAGTGTACTTAGCTGTGGCAAATCTGCCGAGGCACCTGCAAAAACCGGTACTGGTACTGGTGTTGCAATAAAACGCCGGCCTGCTTCCATAGGCATAATAGGTGATACGGCAAACGTGGTAAAAACAGTTAATGGGGGTATGGTTTTAATGGGGGGCGGTGCAGATGTAGAATCTGCCTTTAAGTGGATGATAGACAGGAGTGGGGGTGGCGACGTTGTGATCATCAGGGTTACAGGAACAGATGCTTATAATGACTTTGTAAACAAGTTAGGCTCTGTAAACTCTGTGGAGACTTTAAAGATAGATACAAGGGAATTGGCCAATAATGATACTGTTGCCAATATCATCCGTAATGCAGAAATGCTTTTTATCGCGGGTGGTGATCAATCTGACTATATGAACCTATGGCGTGGCACTAAAACCGGTACTGCTTTAAACTATTTGTTACAGGAAAAGAAGGTCCCTTTTGGCGGTACCAGCGCAGGGTGTGCCATATTAGGTGGTTTTTATTTTAGCGGCGAAAGTACTAGTGTGGTTTCTAACGAAGCTTTAGCCAATCCATACGCCAGTAATATTACTTTATATAACAATGACTTTTTACACGCACCCTTTCTACAGAATGTAATAACAGATCAGCACTATTTAACCCGTACCCGTGAAGGCCGCAGCGTGGCTTTTCTAGGAAGGATTTATAAAGACTGGGGTGTGCTGGCAAAAGGCATAGCAGCTGATGAACGCACTGCAGTATGTATCGATAAAGACGGCAAGGCGCAAGTACTGGGTAGCAGCAAAGCTTACTTTATTTTACCAGATGCTGCTAAAAGCCCTGAGCAATTTACAGCGGGTTTGCCTGTAATATGGAAGCGAAATAATCAAGCTATACCTGTTTATGAAGTTCAAGCCTCCGTTGCTGGTAATGGCAACTTTAATGTTGCTAACTTTAGTGCTGCAGAAGCCTCTGGTGGTTCCTGGTACTGGTGGAGCGTAGATAATGGACAATTGATAAAAGTTTTACAATAA
- a CDS encoding SusC/RagA family TonB-linked outer membrane protein, with product MRRTLLLAYLDKYAETNRFLLKIKLTGLILLLVCLQVSASGFAQQKISINVTQMSIKNLLKTIEKQTEYRFVYSNNALATEKKISLKLKEVSLDEAMQLVLKETNLTYALKESNLVIIYAGIKSDKDLVVTGKVVDDSGLPIPGVSVKVSGLSLATITNGDGIYSIKVPDANAILEFSFVGYAKQILPVGNGGLLNVTLKTDARSLQEIIVTGYTAYKRDQSASAATVVSGDKINDVAGLTVDQILQGRVPGMSVISSTGQPGQNAAVVIRGIGSIGGSSTPLYVLDGVPIEGNYFQTINPSDIESATVLKDASAKAQYGSRGSNGVIILTTKKGKAGKVSVQYNSQYGFSDVTRPKFTMMNTDQRLQFEEEIGLELGRNLGPGWAFSPKNPLYINGTTAFRQNADHVLDSLRGINIDWRDMFLQRGKFQEQQVSVSGGNENTRYYNSLNYYKQDGIAKRTGLERFALRSNVDFNSGKFSGNVNISLGYSNASYTEGEGTTTGGTAMSAIYYALPYENPYVANGTLVPNRITMIPAILDQREGSLALERLLNSTDKSNQFKSIVGMGFAYQLLPELKIRTKAGVDYRNSTDERWINPDSYYGSRSVTNTLGAKGRYAEGSRRNFSVISTSDITYSKTFNEKHDIQVSAVHEYIYENYNSFSFVGFGLDGRLPETPTGIGTPTATTIPIVGGGKTSSALASFMGLARYTYDDKYTINGSYRYDGSTKVAPQNRWHGFYSVGANWNAKKESFLENTEIIADLNFRASYGITASPFSSSSDFIYLATFGTTSYGGNPGLRPVTAGNSDYDWEYVNEFNTGFDLSLFSSKRLHLTFDYYNRLTTNMFVDQRLSVTSGFQQQNLSTGKMRNRGVEIDLSGDVIKNSEVTWSLGINAGYNKNKILYLSPIADFISDGDTRVLQVGKAYGTYYAPDWAGVKPETGESQYYNLNGDITTTYNANTQSTTNSGSLYPKLTGGITSSVAWNGFTASVLFSFVSDVMRHNNEDLYNENQRYATSNQSVRMLEDRWKKAGDDAILQRFDIARQFTSKDIQDASFLRLRNLNIGYSLPKSVLQKLHVSGISVFVQGQNLLTWTSWRGLDPENNSVYGRFQYPNARTYTGGLKINF from the coding sequence ATGAGAAGAACTCTACTTTTGGCTTATCTGGATAAGTATGCGGAAACCAACCGGTTTCTGCTGAAAATAAAACTTACCGGATTAATTTTATTATTGGTGTGCCTTCAGGTTTCGGCCTCTGGATTTGCACAACAAAAAATCAGCATTAATGTAACTCAAATGAGCATTAAGAACCTGCTGAAGACTATTGAGAAGCAAACAGAGTATCGCTTTGTGTATAGTAACAATGCTTTGGCTACAGAGAAAAAGATTTCGCTTAAATTGAAAGAGGTATCATTGGACGAAGCCATGCAACTGGTACTCAAAGAAACCAATTTAACGTATGCTTTGAAAGAAAGCAATCTGGTGATTATATATGCAGGCATAAAATCAGACAAAGACCTTGTTGTTACAGGTAAGGTTGTTGATGATAGCGGATTACCCATTCCAGGTGTATCAGTAAAGGTAAGTGGGCTATCCTTGGCCACTATTACAAATGGCGATGGTATTTACAGCATTAAGGTGCCGGATGCTAATGCCATTCTGGAATTTTCATTTGTAGGTTATGCTAAGCAAATATTGCCGGTAGGCAACGGAGGTTTATTAAACGTAACCTTGAAAACGGATGCAAGGAGTTTACAGGAAATTATTGTTACAGGCTACACCGCTTATAAACGTGACCAATCTGCAAGTGCTGCAACAGTAGTGAGTGGAGATAAAATTAATGATGTAGCAGGTTTAACGGTAGATCAGATTTTACAAGGCCGTGTACCTGGTATGAGCGTAATTTCAAGCACAGGTCAACCTGGGCAAAATGCAGCGGTCGTAATCAGGGGTATTGGAAGTATAGGTGGTAGTTCTACACCTTTATATGTTTTAGATGGTGTACCTATTGAGGGGAATTACTTTCAAACCATCAATCCATCTGATATTGAGTCGGCCACTGTGTTAAAAGATGCTTCTGCTAAGGCGCAATATGGATCGAGAGGATCTAATGGTGTAATCATTTTAACCACTAAGAAAGGTAAAGCTGGTAAAGTTTCTGTTCAATATAATTCGCAATACGGATTTTCTGATGTGACCCGACCTAAATTTACCATGATGAATACCGACCAACGCCTTCAGTTTGAAGAAGAAATTGGTTTAGAACTTGGCAGAAATCTTGGTCCGGGATGGGCTTTTTCTCCAAAGAATCCTCTTTACATAAATGGGACTACGGCTTTTAGACAAAATGCCGACCATGTACTAGATAGTTTAAGGGGCATTAATATTGACTGGAGAGATATGTTCTTGCAACGAGGCAAATTTCAGGAGCAGCAGGTGAGTGTAAGTGGTGGCAATGAAAATACACGGTATTACAACTCCCTGAATTATTACAAGCAAGATGGTATTGCGAAACGTACTGGTCTGGAGCGGTTTGCTTTAAGAAGTAATGTGGATTTTAACTCTGGAAAATTCTCTGGTAATGTAAATATCTCTTTGGGATATTCCAATGCAAGTTATACAGAAGGTGAGGGTACTACAACAGGCGGTACAGCAATGTCGGCCATTTATTATGCCTTGCCTTATGAAAATCCATATGTTGCGAACGGAACTTTAGTGCCCAATAGAATCACAATGATACCTGCGATTCTGGATCAGCGCGAAGGAAGCTTGGCCTTAGAGCGGTTGCTAAACTCCACTGATAAATCCAACCAGTTTAAAAGTATAGTAGGGATGGGTTTTGCCTACCAGTTGTTACCGGAATTAAAGATCCGTACCAAAGCAGGTGTTGACTACAGGAATTCAACTGATGAGCGCTGGATCAATCCAGATTCGTATTATGGATCAAGATCTGTAACTAACACACTTGGCGCAAAAGGACGTTATGCAGAAGGCAGCAGAAGAAACTTTAGCGTTATTTCGACATCTGATATCACATATTCTAAAACATTTAATGAGAAGCATGATATTCAGGTCTCAGCTGTCCATGAATATATCTATGAAAATTACAATTCATTTAGTTTTGTTGGTTTTGGCCTGGATGGAAGGCTCCCTGAAACACCAACAGGCATTGGAACACCAACAGCTACTACTATACCTATTGTAGGCGGTGGAAAAACGTCCAGCGCATTAGCGTCGTTTATGGGGCTTGCAAGGTATACTTACGATGACAAATATACCATTAATGGAAGTTACCGCTATGATGGCTCTACAAAAGTAGCACCACAAAACAGATGGCACGGGTTCTACTCTGTTGGCGCCAATTGGAATGCAAAAAAAGAATCATTTTTAGAAAATACAGAAATTATAGCGGATCTGAATTTTAGGGCCAGCTATGGTATCACAGCTAGTCCATTCAGCAGTAGTAGTGATTTTATTTATTTGGCTACTTTCGGAACAACCTCCTATGGTGGTAATCCGGGTTTAAGGCCGGTTACTGCAGGTAATTCAGATTATGACTGGGAATATGTAAATGAGTTTAATACAGGTTTTGACTTATCCTTATTTAGTAGCAAGCGATTGCATTTAACATTCGATTATTACAATAGACTTACGACTAATATGTTTGTTGATCAGAGACTTTCGGTTACTTCAGGATTTCAGCAACAGAATTTAAGTACAGGAAAGATGCGGAACCGTGGCGTAGAAATTGATCTTAGTGGTGATGTAATTAAAAATAGTGAAGTTACGTGGTCACTAGGCATAAACGCAGGATACAATAAAAATAAAATCCTTTATTTATCCCCTATAGCCGATTTTATATCTGATGGTGATACACGTGTACTTCAGGTGGGCAAAGCATATGGTACCTATTATGCCCCGGACTGGGCGGGCGTAAAACCTGAGACTGGAGAATCGCAATATTATAATTTAAATGGGGATATCACAACAACATATAATGCAAATACACAAAGTACTACCAATTCTGGATCTTTGTATCCAAAGTTAACTGGTGGTATCACTTCATCAGTAGCCTGGAACGGTTTTACAGCAAGTGTGCTGTTTTCTTTTGTTTCGGATGTGATGCGCCATAACAATGAAGATCTGTATAATGAGAACCAGCGATATGCTACTAGTAACCAATCCGTTCGTATGTTGGAGGACAGGTGGAAGAAAGCAGGTGATGATGCCATTTTGCAAAGATTTGATATTGCAAGACAATTTACTTCAAAAGACATTCAGGACGCATCTTTTTTGAGGTTAAGAAATCTTAATATAGGTTATAGCCTTCCTAAAAGTGTATTACAGAAATTGCATGTGAGTGGGATTAGTGTATTTGTTCAAGGGCAAAACCTGCTCACCTGGACAAGTTGGAGAGGGCTGGATCCTGAAAATAATAGTGTTTATGGCCGTTTTCAGTATCCTAATGCCAGAACTTACACTGGAGGACTTAAGATTAACTTTTAA
- a CDS encoding RNA polymerase sigma factor: MLFEEDDKNYWEQMRLGDKQALFELYNKMYFHLIRFGLKINADDELVKDCVNQIFLNLWDKRERLQPIDNVKSYLMTTLRRCMLDQLSYQDKMDLAFNKLGAEEDWSELSYEEIIINMQQDDEMREKLHDAIRQLTPRQIELIKLKFFEGLSYEQIAEHTSQTVKTAYNTIYDAIKMLRKLLK, from the coding sequence ATGCTGTTTGAGGAAGATGATAAAAATTATTGGGAGCAAATGCGGCTTGGTGATAAGCAAGCTTTATTTGAGCTTTACAATAAAATGTATTTTCATCTGATCAGGTTCGGCTTGAAAATAAATGCTGATGACGAGCTTGTGAAAGATTGTGTAAATCAGATTTTTCTTAACTTATGGGACAAGCGCGAGCGGTTACAGCCAATTGATAATGTAAAGTCATACCTAATGACTACACTGCGCAGATGCATGCTGGATCAGCTTTCTTATCAGGACAAGATGGATCTGGCCTTTAATAAACTCGGTGCTGAAGAAGATTGGAGTGAACTTTCCTATGAGGAGATTATCATTAATATGCAACAGGATGATGAGATGCGCGAAAAATTACACGATGCGATTCGCCAGCTTACTCCAAGACAGATTGAATTGATAAAGCTTAAATTTTTTGAAGGATTGAGTTATGAACAAATAGCTGAACATACTTCTCAAACAGTGAAAACTGCATATAACACCATTTATGATGCAATTAAAATGCTTAGAAAGTTGCTGAAATAA
- a CDS encoding RagB/SusD family nutrient uptake outer membrane protein — protein MRNLFKRYVYIVLVLVTAASCAKLDQKPTDTISPEQAYRNLNDINMGLLGAYGYMDYTLIATSIIVADEATYPGENTVGNKDAFKWQYTPSSGSVTSAYGEYYVVIDRLNRVLQNIDRIEVSSTEQVIKDRYKGELLALRAYCHFELIRGYASAYQNGALGVPYMKQSIIGFPARDPFESVVANAKADLVAAKALIPSTFTDKTRITKIGVSAIQARLALYEKNWSEAITYSTEVINAVPLATKVQFPGIWTDANKSEVIWELNRRVGSTATGSNIGGFFLRQTPEMVLYAPSFKLINSFDQTNDIRYPAYIRFDATRTGTRSQYLVNKYVGGSTVPGLADIKLFRTGEMYLIRAEARAESSGDAAGDLNTLRAARINGYVNETFPTGTLITAIYAERFKELAFEGHRFFDLRRRNLNVNRSGPDAVNTEGANILTSQQAQYALPLPADEIFVNKQTIQNPYYDK, from the coding sequence ATGAGAAACTTATTCAAAAGATATGTATATATAGTTTTGGTTTTAGTTACAGCCGCATCCTGTGCCAAACTAGATCAAAAGCCTACGGATACAATTAGTCCGGAGCAAGCCTATAGAAACTTAAATGATATTAATATGGGCTTACTTGGTGCTTACGGTTATATGGATTATACGCTGATAGCTACCTCTATCATTGTTGCAGATGAAGCTACTTATCCAGGAGAAAATACAGTTGGAAATAAAGACGCCTTTAAGTGGCAGTACACGCCAAGCAGTGGTTCCGTAACTAGTGCATATGGGGAATACTATGTTGTTATAGATCGTTTAAACAGGGTATTGCAAAACATTGATAGGATCGAAGTAAGTAGCACAGAACAGGTGATCAAGGATCGTTATAAAGGGGAATTGCTTGCATTAAGGGCATATTGTCATTTTGAATTGATCCGCGGGTATGCTTCTGCTTACCAAAACGGTGCCTTAGGCGTTCCTTACATGAAGCAATCTATTATCGGCTTTCCAGCAAGAGATCCATTTGAAAGTGTGGTAGCTAATGCAAAGGCTGATCTCGTTGCTGCCAAGGCTTTGATACCCTCTACATTTACAGACAAAACCCGAATTACCAAAATTGGCGTGTCAGCAATTCAGGCACGGTTAGCTTTGTATGAGAAAAATTGGTCTGAAGCTATTACCTATTCAACCGAAGTTATTAATGCGGTTCCTTTAGCCACCAAAGTACAATTTCCGGGAATTTGGACAGATGCAAATAAAAGTGAGGTAATCTGGGAATTAAACAGGAGAGTGGGGAGTACTGCCACTGGCTCAAACATAGGTGGTTTTTTCCTACGACAAACACCTGAGATGGTTTTATATGCCCCATCATTTAAGCTGATCAATTCATTTGATCAGACAAACGATATTCGTTATCCGGCATATATCAGATTTGATGCAACTAGAACCGGAACAAGATCACAGTATCTGGTTAATAAATATGTAGGTGGATCTACGGTGCCGGGTCTTGCCGATATTAAGCTATTTAGAACTGGTGAGATGTACCTGATACGTGCTGAGGCACGCGCGGAATCCAGTGGAGATGCTGCCGGGGACTTAAATACTTTAAGGGCAGCCAGAATTAATGGGTATGTGAATGAAACTTTCCCTACTGGAACACTTATTACTGCTATTTACGCAGAACGTTTTAAAGAACTGGCTTTTGAGGGTCATCGTTTCTTTGATTTAAGAAGAAGGAACCTGAATGTAAACCGATCAGGACCTGATGCTGTAAATACAGAGGGTGCTAATATTCTTACATCCCAGCAAGCACAATATGCTTTGCCTTTGCCAGCAGATGAGATTTTTGTAAACAAACAGACTATTCAAAACCCGTATTACGATAAATAA
- a CDS encoding isoaspartyl peptidase/L-asparaginase family protein produces the protein MRIKFIMLLLCVFANTSFAQDAKEKYVLVIHGGAGTILKKNMSAEKEAAYRAALTLALQTGYKTLTSGKTSLDAVEATIHILEDSPLFNAGKGAVFTHDGRNEMDASVMDGKTLMAGAVAGVTTIKNPISAARAVMEKSEHVMMVGQGAEVFAKQSGLTIVNPKYFYTKERWDGLQQAIKEDSIKTVLDHGNKKTKLGTINRDYKFGTVGAVALDKSGNLAAGTSTGGMTNKKYGRVGDSPIIGAGTYANNATAGISCTGWGEFYIRNVVAHDISAMMEYKNLSVADAAKAVLDKVGKMGGDGGLIALDKLGNVTMPFNTEGMYRGTVTADGKIEVQIYK, from the coding sequence ATGAGGATAAAATTTATAATGCTGTTGCTGTGTGTGTTTGCTAATACATCATTTGCACAAGATGCTAAGGAAAAATATGTATTGGTTATTCACGGCGGTGCTGGTACAATCCTTAAAAAGAATATGAGTGCAGAAAAAGAAGCCGCTTACCGTGCGGCCCTAACTCTTGCCCTGCAAACAGGTTATAAAACTTTAACATCCGGTAAAACAAGTTTGGATGCTGTAGAGGCTACCATTCATATTTTAGAAGATAGCCCTTTGTTTAATGCCGGTAAAGGTGCAGTATTTACTCATGATGGCCGTAATGAAATGGATGCTTCTGTAATGGATGGCAAAACGTTAATGGCGGGTGCCGTTGCCGGTGTAACCACCATCAAGAACCCTATTTCGGCTGCCAGGGCGGTAATGGAAAAGTCTGAACATGTCATGATGGTAGGTCAGGGTGCAGAGGTTTTTGCAAAACAATCCGGCTTAACCATTGTAAACCCAAAATATTTTTACACCAAAGAACGTTGGGATGGCTTACAACAAGCCATTAAAGAAGATTCTATAAAAACGGTATTAGACCATGGTAACAAGAAAACAAAACTAGGCACCATCAACCGGGATTATAAATTTGGTACAGTCGGTGCCGTGGCGCTTGATAAGTCTGGAAATCTGGCTGCGGGAACCTCCACAGGAGGTATGACCAATAAAAAATATGGTAGGGTAGGAGATTCTCCTATTATTGGTGCTGGTACCTATGCCAATAATGCTACTGCGGGTATATCTTGTACAGGCTGGGGCGAATTTTATATTCGCAATGTAGTTGCACACGACATTTCTGCTATGATGGAATATAAAAACCTAAGCGTAGCAGACGCTGCTAAAGCCGTGCTTGATAAAGTAGGTAAAATGGGTGGTGATGGCGGATTAATTGCGCTAGATAAGCTAGGTAACGTGACTATGCCTTTTAATACAGAGGGAATGTATCGCGGCACAGTAACTGCTGATGGTAAAATTGAAGTACAGATCTACAAGTAA
- a CDS encoding cyanophycinase — protein MRLKLKYLQLIIVAAQLLLLLNPVNAQKGSLFIIGGGERSPELIRSLIKTADLNAKDYMIVLPMSSGEPEASFQAIKKQLASVAKNNIGCLNFDASTVNDKKWLDSLTGAKLIFITGGDQNRFMNVVLNTPVYKAIHFAYQNGATVAGTSAGAAVMSKQMITGKQLMDTVYKETFNKLWTDNIEFEEGMGLLENVIIDQHFLKRSRYNRLISALSAYPTYSCIGIDEGTAIIVHHKKITVAGVSQVLQISEPKNLKVVDKKLIKMDDIRFSFYTSGDQFTLK, from the coding sequence ATGAGGTTAAAATTGAAATATCTCCAGCTAATCATTGTTGCTGCTCAGTTGTTGCTGCTCTTGAACCCGGTGAATGCACAAAAAGGCAGCTTGTTTATTATAGGGGGTGGCGAACGTTCCCCGGAATTGATACGGTCGCTTATAAAGACAGCAGACCTGAATGCAAAGGACTATATGATCGTTTTGCCTATGTCCAGTGGCGAGCCTGAGGCAAGTTTTCAGGCCATAAAAAAGCAACTTGCATCTGTAGCTAAAAACAACATCGGCTGTTTAAATTTTGATGCATCAACAGTTAACGATAAGAAATGGCTGGATTCCTTAACAGGTGCCAAGCTTATTTTTATTACCGGCGGTGATCAGAATAGATTTATGAATGTTGTATTAAATACTCCTGTGTATAAAGCCATTCATTTTGCCTATCAAAATGGGGCTACGGTAGCTGGTACAAGCGCAGGAGCAGCCGTTATGAGCAAACAGATGATAACGGGAAAGCAATTGATGGATACAGTGTATAAAGAGACCTTCAATAAACTTTGGACAGACAATATTGAATTTGAAGAAGGCATGGGGCTTCTCGAAAATGTAATCATAGATCAGCATTTCTTAAAGCGCAGCAGGTACAACCGTTTGATATCAGCTTTGTCAGCTTATCCTACTTATAGTTGTATTGGTATTGATGAAGGAACGGCAATTATTGTCCATCATAAAAAAATTACCGTTGCTGGCGTAAGTCAGGTTTTACAAATATCAGAGCCTAAAAATTTAAAGGTTGTAGACAAAAAACTCATTAAAATGGATGATATTCGATTTAGTTTCTATACTTCCGGAGATCAATTTACTTTAAAATAA
- a CDS encoding ABC transporter ATPase, with protein MSFSAQSKVWVYQSDREFTDSEVNEIQQLLNNFTSQWKAHGHQLVAKAEVFYNFFIVLTVDEASANTTGCSVDASVRVIKEIEQTYGVDLFNRFNMAYKVNEKVVVVNKEDFETLISIGKVGPGTIVFNNLVQNLDELENKWEVSFENSWHSTIFGHLL; from the coding sequence ATGAGTTTTTCAGCACAATCTAAAGTTTGGGTATACCAGAGTGACCGCGAGTTTACTGATTCTGAAGTTAACGAAATTCAGCAGCTGCTGAATAACTTTACTTCTCAATGGAAAGCACATGGGCACCAGTTAGTGGCAAAAGCCGAAGTATTTTATAATTTCTTTATTGTACTTACCGTAGATGAAGCTTCAGCGAATACAACAGGATGTTCTGTTGATGCATCTGTAAGGGTAATTAAAGAAATTGAACAGACTTACGGTGTAGATTTGTTTAACCGCTTTAACATGGCCTATAAGGTTAACGAGAAGGTGGTTGTAGTGAACAAAGAAGATTTTGAAACCTTAATCAGCATTGGGAAAGTTGGCCCGGGCACTATTGTTTTTAATAACCTGGTTCAAAACCTTGACGAGCTGGAAAATAAATGGGAAGTTTCTTTTGAAAATAGCTGGCACAGCACAATTTTTGGACATTTGCTGTAA
- a CDS encoding FecR family protein → MQLPKDNFSIEELICNESFQQYCFGTSLENQILWNEWIAKHPERALDIQQAKQIFDLLSARQGNRIRQLKDLRTGIKQREAFATLIVEEPAQGDVKKRSLYTYISTIAAAAVIILLSFYFLQSDSTSGIHVLFSSINSHVIYSRDTARKTIVLSDGTLITLAKESTLKLPKDFSTKNREIWLSGEAFFDVKHDKSHPFVVHTSYNDIKVLGTTFNVKAYESSKSMETSLIQGSVRVESKKYPGYSITLKPNQKLVTNNYPSKTEDFSSIFKLSVLAKAIPAENATHVKGSSTIPSELKWVRNRLDIENEPLWSIAEKLQNWYGINIVIKDDAVKNYRYSGVFENETILKTLEALQLSYPFKFKVEEARITISK, encoded by the coding sequence ATGCAATTGCCAAAAGATAATTTTTCCATTGAAGAACTGATTTGTAACGAGTCTTTTCAGCAATATTGCTTTGGTACTTCACTGGAGAACCAGATTCTGTGGAATGAATGGATTGCTAAGCATCCAGAACGGGCTTTAGATATTCAACAAGCCAAGCAAATTTTTGATCTTTTAAGTGCCAGGCAGGGAAATCGTATCCGGCAGTTGAAAGACCTGAGGACGGGGATTAAACAAAGAGAAGCTTTTGCCACTCTTATAGTTGAAGAACCGGCGCAAGGTGACGTCAAAAAACGAAGTTTATATACTTATATCAGCACTATAGCGGCTGCGGCCGTAATTATACTACTTTCTTTTTACTTTTTGCAGAGCGACTCCACATCTGGCATTCATGTTTTGTTCAGTAGCATTAACTCTCATGTTATATACTCAAGAGATACGGCCAGAAAAACCATAGTTCTGAGTGATGGTACTTTGATAACGCTTGCCAAGGAGAGTACCCTAAAACTTCCAAAAGACTTTAGTACAAAAAATAGAGAAATTTGGCTTTCCGGAGAGGCATTTTTTGACGTAAAACACGACAAATCACATCCTTTTGTGGTACATACTTCTTACAATGACATTAAAGTACTTGGAACTACTTTCAATGTAAAAGCCTATGAGTCCTCGAAATCCATGGAAACATCCTTAATTCAGGGGAGCGTAAGGGTAGAGTCTAAAAAGTATCCTGGATATTCAATAACATTAAAGCCAAATCAAAAACTAGTTACCAATAATTACCCTTCAAAAACAGAAGACTTTAGCAGTATTTTTAAGCTATCGGTGCTTGCAAAGGCTATTCCTGCAGAAAATGCGACGCATGTAAAAGGAAGCTCCACCATTCCTAGCGAATTAAAGTGGGTTCGGAATCGACTCGATATTGAAAATGAGCCCCTTTGGTCAATTGCGGAGAAACTGCAAAATTGGTACGGGATAAACATTGTCATTAAAGACGATGCGGTGAAAAATTACCGCTATTCCGGAGTGTTTGAAAATGAAACCATTTTAAAAACCTTAGAAGCATTGCAACTCTCTTATCCATTTAAATTTAAAGTAGAAGAAGCACGAATTACCATTAGCAAATAA